A section of the Streptomyces sp. SCL15-4 genome encodes:
- a CDS encoding ABC transporter ATP-binding protein: MGSTITLKRLGKTYPGGHRAVHDVSLHLHPGEFLVLLGPSGCGKSTLLRLIAGLEDITSGELLLDQRPVNDLPASERNVAMVFQNFALYPTMTAAANIGFPLTARGEDEAHIARSVDTVADRLGIRSLLERTPAQLSGGERQRVAMGRAVIRRPSIFLMDEPLSSLDARLRIRLRTEILSVVRRTGATTVYVTHDQTEAMALGDRIAVLRDGVLQQVGSPADLYRLPDNAFVASFLGTPQINLLHGTLRAPVNGDMTISLGAQELPLAQAPTHQMLRVLQGQPLLIGLRPEALRVEADPAPYERRLHAMVTHVEHQGHESLLHVTIGSRRADVPHSTPAHDQNRHQENSPLRLLRNVGTRLREGLHHRPSAPPRPAPPLPDNYGVGELVLRVQQDLHCRPGDRFSLLVDMRALMLFDAHGDRVYPRPIHHPEL; encoded by the coding sequence GTGGGCAGCACCATCACCCTGAAGCGACTCGGCAAGACCTACCCCGGTGGCCACAGGGCCGTACACGACGTCTCACTGCACTTGCACCCCGGCGAGTTCCTCGTCCTCCTGGGTCCCTCCGGATGCGGGAAATCCACTCTGCTCCGCCTGATCGCCGGCCTTGAGGACATCACCAGCGGCGAACTGCTTCTCGATCAGCGGCCCGTCAACGATCTGCCCGCCAGCGAACGCAACGTGGCCATGGTCTTCCAGAACTTCGCCCTGTACCCCACCATGACCGCCGCCGCCAACATCGGCTTCCCCCTCACCGCACGCGGCGAAGACGAAGCACACATCGCCCGGTCCGTCGACACCGTCGCCGACCGCCTCGGCATCCGCTCCCTCCTGGAGCGGACCCCCGCCCAGCTCTCCGGAGGAGAACGCCAACGCGTCGCCATGGGCCGCGCGGTCATCCGCCGCCCTTCGATCTTCCTCATGGACGAACCTCTTTCCAGCCTCGACGCACGTCTGCGCATCCGGCTGCGTACCGAGATCCTCTCCGTCGTACGCCGCACGGGAGCCACCACCGTCTACGTCACCCACGACCAGACCGAAGCCATGGCTCTGGGCGACCGCATCGCCGTCCTGCGCGACGGTGTCCTCCAGCAGGTCGGCAGCCCGGCCGACCTCTACCGCCTCCCCGACAACGCCTTCGTCGCCTCCTTCCTCGGCACGCCCCAGATCAACCTGCTGCACGGCACCCTCCGCGCGCCCGTCAACGGCGACATGACCATCAGCCTCGGTGCTCAGGAGCTACCACTGGCCCAGGCGCCGACCCACCAGATGCTGCGAGTCCTGCAAGGCCAGCCACTCCTCATCGGTCTGCGTCCCGAAGCACTGCGCGTCGAAGCAGACCCGGCACCCTACGAACGCCGACTGCACGCCATGGTCACCCACGTCGAGCATCAAGGCCACGAGTCCCTGCTGCACGTCACCATCGGCTCCCGACGCGCGGACGTCCCCCACTCCACCCCCGCTCATGATCAGAACCGTCACCAGGAGAACTCTCCGCTCCGACTCCTGCGCAACGTGGGCACACGCCTGCGCGAAGGGCTCCACCACCGCCCGTCCGCACCACCCCGGCCCGCTCCACCCCTGCCGGACAACTACGGAGTCGGCGAACTCGTCCTGCGCGTACAACAGGACCTGCACTGCCGACCGGGTGATCGCTTCTCTCTCCTCGTGGACATGAGGGCTCTGATGCTCTTCGACGCAC
- a CDS encoding DoxX family membrane protein codes for MARRGTPPTRARHPHPRRPRSLPPPPHRHRYAAALHRAAERYRPGSLTILRVSVGVIYCWFGILKLFPATSPAEHIAIRTMTKLTGGLVPAQASLPLLGTAETLIGLALITGILLRHALAAFYAHMSGVLSSLILLPDAMWHHGIPTLDGQYVLKNLVLIAACLAVTADELTS; via the coding sequence ATGGCCCGCCGAGGCACACCGCCCACCCGCGCCCGTCACCCACACCCGCGCCGTCCCCGTTCCCTGCCGCCGCCCCCGCACCGCCACCGGTATGCAGCCGCGCTGCACCGGGCAGCCGAGCGCTACCGGCCCGGCAGCCTCACCATCCTGCGCGTCAGCGTAGGCGTCATCTACTGCTGGTTCGGCATCCTCAAACTCTTTCCCGCCACCAGCCCCGCCGAGCACATCGCCATCCGGACCATGACCAAGCTGACCGGCGGCCTGGTGCCCGCCCAGGCGTCCCTGCCGCTGCTGGGCACAGCCGAGACCCTGATCGGCCTGGCCCTGATCACGGGCATCCTCCTACGCCACGCCCTCGCCGCCTTCTACGCCCACATGAGCGGTGTGCTCTCCTCCCTGATCCTGCTCCCCGACGCCATGTGGCATCACGGCATCCCCACCCTCGACGGTCAGTACGTCCTGAAGAACCTCGTCCTGATCGCCGCCTGCCTGGCCGTCACAGCCGACGAACTCACCAGCTGA
- a CDS encoding lytic polysaccharide monooxygenase auxiliary activity family 9 protein, giving the protein MNRVPATGSRRTALAAAALAATLLGLMAQAPTASAHGTVIAPQTRNYGCLQRWGSSEPDEAQDPMCYRTYHENPNAITAWKAVYANNTGDNYRQVIPNGQICSAGGQGETNYGALDRPGPWITTGIGSDFTVDLYDEARHGADWLEIYVTKQGFDPTTQLIGWNDLDQVKKTGRYPYQAHYTTDVSTSGYSGRHVVVTVWKASHMDQKYFLCSDVDFG; this is encoded by the coding sequence ATGAACCGCGTACCCGCAACCGGGTCCCGCCGCACCGCGCTGGCCGCCGCCGCACTGGCCGCCACCCTGCTGGGCCTGATGGCCCAAGCGCCGACCGCCTCCGCCCACGGCACGGTCATCGCTCCCCAGACCCGCAACTACGGCTGCCTGCAGCGCTGGGGCTCCAGCGAGCCCGACGAGGCGCAGGACCCCATGTGCTACCGCACCTACCACGAGAACCCGAACGCGATCACCGCGTGGAAGGCCGTCTACGCCAACAACACCGGCGACAACTACCGGCAGGTCATCCCGAACGGCCAGATCTGCAGCGCCGGCGGCCAGGGCGAGACCAACTACGGGGCGCTCGACCGCCCCGGACCGTGGATCACCACCGGCATCGGCTCCGACTTCACCGTCGACCTCTACGACGAGGCCCGGCACGGCGCCGACTGGCTGGAGATCTACGTCACCAAGCAAGGCTTCGACCCGACCACCCAGCTCATCGGCTGGAACGACCTCGACCAGGTCAAGAAGACCGGCCGCTACCCCTACCAGGCGCACTACACCACCGACGTCAGCACCTCCGGCTACAGCGGACGCCACGTCGTGGTGACCGTCTGGAAGGCATCGCACATGGACCAGAAGTACTTCCTGTGCAGTGACGTCGACTTCGGCTGA
- a CDS encoding DoxX family protein gives MNLEADSAPVALALYRIVVGFLFACHGAATVFDVLGGPHGPAPALGEWPGWWAAVIQLAGGLLVALGAGTRPAAVICSGSMAYAYFTQHQPHALFPLQNGGEPAALFCWAFLLIAALGPGAWSANALIRPTTAPTPRRKEVSRPDN, from the coding sequence GTGAACCTCGAAGCGGACAGCGCTCCCGTCGCACTCGCGCTCTACCGCATCGTGGTGGGCTTCCTGTTCGCCTGCCACGGTGCCGCCACCGTGTTCGACGTCCTCGGCGGCCCCCACGGACCGGCACCGGCTCTCGGCGAGTGGCCGGGATGGTGGGCCGCCGTCATCCAGCTGGCCGGAGGGCTCCTGGTCGCCCTCGGCGCCGGCACCCGCCCGGCGGCGGTCATCTGCTCCGGATCCATGGCCTACGCCTACTTCACCCAGCACCAGCCCCACGCCCTGTTCCCCCTCCAGAACGGCGGCGAACCCGCCGCCCTGTTCTGCTGGGCCTTCCTGCTCATAGCCGCCCTCGGCCCCGGCGCCTGGTCGGCGAACGCGCTGATCCGCCCCACGACGGCACCCACCCCGAGGCGAAAGGAGGTGAGCCGGCCCGACAACTGA
- a CDS encoding glycoside hydrolase family 66 protein, producing MTGARHRRVRRTGLAAGLVLAASALAFMPAAPASAATVSDAWTDASRYSPGQEATVTAQVDGSGPVTFTLTHLGDVVKSGTVQADGSGRAVWKVTPPSTDFQGYLVEIQAGSSRTQTAIDVSSTWTRFPRFGFLAYYGTNISADDAKGDIAELSQRYHINALQYYDWLWKHEKPVRHDGSGVAGSWTAWNGDTLSSATIRNYIDAEHGRGMAAMPYQMSYAALNDYDTSQVNPDWRLFNSPGGTDEWYYPMLPNQILHLMNPENPDWQNYIVGQYKDSVNSMGFDGAHLDQIGYWSEKYDKAGNKVNRPNGFAQLTNKTKQALPAGRNAVGFNAVDGYGDAELAKSSADYLYTELWSNYETNSSVKDYLERQRQASGGKPHITPAYMNRPNTPDSSTPNNNSVFDTTSVQLANAMFAANGANHLELGPNDHMLNTEYFLNKDKSMSAELKAWEKTYYDVITGYENLFYGPDLHTASNKTVIDGLNTSTDGSGNTVWTNAMRNGDTDVLHLINLLGNDGKWRDAGTATPPAKTNVSVKYYLREGQQTPAALRVGSPDRDGGHSANLPFTTGSDSAGTYLKFTVPELKNWDFVYFDHTANTDDPGDGGTDPGNGSGTGKQLVNAGGKCAEAKDGASANGTPAQLGTCTGGDRQKWTLSGTELRVLGKCLDVEGGYTANGTKAHLWDCGGYDSQKWAFQSNGTLKNLKSGRCLDIESQSTADGARLHLWDCGGWNSQKWSLTS from the coding sequence ATGACAGGAGCACGACATCGCAGAGTCCGGCGTACGGGACTGGCTGCCGGCCTGGTGCTGGCCGCATCAGCGCTGGCGTTCATGCCGGCCGCCCCGGCCTCCGCCGCCACCGTAAGCGACGCCTGGACCGACGCGTCGCGCTACTCGCCCGGCCAGGAGGCCACGGTGACCGCGCAGGTCGACGGCAGCGGCCCGGTGACCTTCACGCTCACCCACCTCGGGGACGTCGTGAAGAGCGGCACCGTGCAGGCCGACGGCAGCGGACGGGCCGTGTGGAAGGTGACGCCGCCGTCCACGGACTTCCAGGGCTACCTCGTCGAGATCCAGGCCGGCTCCAGCCGGACCCAGACGGCGATCGACGTCTCCTCCACCTGGACCCGCTTCCCCCGGTTCGGGTTCCTGGCCTACTACGGTACGAACATCTCCGCCGACGACGCCAAGGGCGACATCGCCGAACTCTCCCAGCGCTACCACATCAACGCGCTGCAGTACTACGACTGGCTGTGGAAGCACGAGAAGCCCGTCAGGCACGACGGGTCCGGCGTCGCCGGCAGCTGGACGGCGTGGAACGGCGACACTCTCAGCTCCGCGACCATCCGCAACTACATCGACGCCGAGCACGGCCGGGGCATGGCCGCCATGCCGTACCAGATGTCGTACGCGGCCCTCAACGACTACGACACCTCGCAGGTCAACCCGGACTGGCGGCTGTTCAACAGCCCCGGCGGCACGGACGAGTGGTACTACCCGATGCTGCCGAACCAGATCCTGCACCTGATGAACCCCGAGAACCCCGACTGGCAGAACTACATCGTCGGCCAGTACAAGGACTCGGTGAACTCCATGGGCTTCGACGGCGCCCACCTGGACCAGATCGGCTACTGGTCGGAGAAGTACGACAAGGCCGGCAACAAGGTCAACCGTCCGAACGGCTTCGCCCAGCTGACCAACAAGACCAAGCAGGCCCTGCCCGCGGGCCGCAACGCGGTCGGCTTCAACGCCGTCGACGGCTACGGCGACGCCGAACTGGCCAAGTCGAGCGCCGACTACCTCTACACCGAGCTGTGGTCGAACTACGAGACCAACTCCTCGGTCAAGGACTACCTGGAGCGCCAGCGCCAGGCGTCCGGCGGCAAGCCGCACATCACCCCCGCCTACATGAACCGCCCCAACACCCCCGACTCCAGCACCCCGAACAACAACTCCGTCTTCGACACCACCTCGGTGCAACTGGCCAACGCCATGTTCGCCGCCAACGGCGCCAACCACCTCGAACTCGGTCCCAACGACCACATGCTCAACACCGAGTACTTCCTCAACAAGGACAAGAGCATGTCCGCCGAGCTCAAGGCGTGGGAGAAGACGTACTACGACGTCATCACCGGCTACGAGAACCTCTTCTACGGCCCCGACCTGCACACCGCGTCCAACAAGACCGTCATCGACGGGCTGAACACCTCCACCGACGGCTCCGGCAACACCGTGTGGACCAACGCCATGCGCAACGGCGACACCGACGTGCTGCACCTGATCAACCTGCTCGGCAACGACGGCAAATGGCGCGACGCCGGCACCGCCACCCCGCCCGCGAAGACCAACGTCTCCGTGAAGTACTACCTGCGCGAGGGACAGCAGACCCCGGCAGCCCTCCGCGTCGGCAGCCCCGACCGCGACGGCGGCCACTCGGCGAACCTCCCCTTCACCACCGGCAGCGACTCCGCGGGCACCTACCTGAAGTTCACCGTCCCCGAACTGAAGAACTGGGACTTCGTCTACTTCGACCACACCGCCAACACCGACGACCCCGGTGACGGCGGCACCGACCCGGGCAACGGGTCCGGCACCGGCAAGCAGCTGGTCAACGCAGGCGGCAAGTGCGCCGAGGCCAAGGACGGAGCCAGCGCCAACGGCACCCCGGCCCAGCTGGGCACCTGCACCGGCGGCGACCGGCAGAAGTGGACCCTCAGCGGCACCGAGCTGCGCGTGCTGGGCAAGTGCCTGGACGTCGAGGGTGGCTACACCGCCAACGGCACCAAGGCCCACCTGTGGGACTGCGGCGGTTACGACAGCCAGAAGTGGGCCTTCCAGTCCAACGGCACCCTGAAAAACCTCAAGTCCGGACGCTGCCTCGACATCGAGAGCCAGAGCACAGCGGACGGAGCACGGCTCCACCTGTGGGACTGCGGCGGCTGGAACAGCCAGAAGTGGTCTCTGACCAGCTGA
- a CDS encoding ROK family transcriptional regulator → MSPSPVRFSDLVSEQSRAEIFATVLTSGPLSRTQLAQRLGLVPSSVTRMLPPLLEHGYLHESDAAPNGRGRPQKMLHVNPDKHIVVGIKIGPAQVSGVVTDMAANVLARLEEPIADRTPETALSAAAALTLRLLDQAPEAADRVLGLGVGVSGHVDSAAGVCRYSALLDWNKVDVAGPLREATGLPVVVNNDVNTLVVAERWFGQGRDVDSFAVVTVGPGIGCGLLLDGALFSGATGLAGELGHLPLDPAGPMCSCGRRGCLEALAGDRAVLRHLQDAGVPCTTITDAMHIARSGSGSARIVARSAFAEAGTALGRGLAGMCNLLNLQKIILAGEGAVAHDLFGPAMHDALQAHAFSTAARDCDIRVDPVTHDLWARGAACLVIREAVGAAIS, encoded by the coding sequence ATGAGCCCCTCACCGGTCCGGTTCTCGGATCTCGTCAGCGAACAGTCCCGCGCGGAGATCTTCGCCACCGTGCTGACCTCCGGCCCGCTATCGCGCACCCAGCTCGCCCAGCGGCTGGGTCTGGTGCCCTCCAGCGTCACCCGCATGCTCCCCCCGCTGCTGGAGCACGGTTACCTGCACGAGAGCGACGCCGCCCCGAACGGGCGCGGCCGGCCGCAGAAAATGCTGCACGTCAACCCCGACAAGCACATCGTGGTCGGCATCAAGATCGGCCCCGCGCAGGTGTCCGGAGTCGTCACCGACATGGCCGCCAACGTCCTCGCCCGCCTCGAGGAGCCCATCGCCGACCGCACCCCTGAGACGGCCCTCTCCGCCGCTGCGGCACTGACCCTGCGCCTCCTGGACCAGGCACCCGAGGCTGCGGACCGGGTGCTGGGCCTGGGCGTCGGCGTCAGCGGCCACGTCGACTCCGCCGCCGGCGTGTGCCGCTACTCCGCCCTGCTGGACTGGAACAAGGTCGACGTGGCCGGCCCGCTGCGCGAGGCCACCGGACTGCCGGTCGTGGTGAACAACGACGTCAACACTCTCGTGGTGGCCGAGCGCTGGTTCGGGCAGGGTCGGGACGTCGACTCCTTCGCCGTCGTCACCGTCGGCCCCGGCATCGGCTGCGGCCTTCTCCTCGACGGCGCCCTCTTCTCCGGCGCGACCGGCCTGGCCGGAGAGCTGGGCCACCTGCCCCTGGACCCCGCCGGCCCGATGTGCAGCTGCGGCCGCCGCGGCTGCCTGGAAGCCCTCGCCGGCGACCGGGCCGTCCTGCGCCACCTCCAGGACGCCGGTGTGCCCTGCACCACCATCACCGATGCCATGCACATCGCCCGCTCGGGAAGCGGCTCGGCGCGGATCGTCGCCCGCTCCGCCTTCGCCGAGGCGGGCACCGCACTGGGCCGCGGACTGGCCGGCATGTGCAACCTGCTCAACCTGCAGAAGATCATCCTTGCCGGGGAAGGAGCCGTCGCCCACGACCTCTTCGGCCCGGCCATGCACGACGCTCTTCAGGCCCACGCCTTCTCCACCGCCGCCCGCGACTGCGACATCCGCGTCGACCCCGTCACCCACGACCTGTGGGCCCGCGGCGCCGCCTGCCTCGTCATCCGCGAAGCCGTCGGTGCCGCCATCTCCTGA
- a CDS encoding alpha-glucosidase: MPENAPSPADAWWSNAVVYQIYPRSFADSNADGIGDLQGITERLDYLSELGVDVLWLSPVYPSPHDDNGYDISDYQDIDPLFGTLADFDRLLASVHERGMKLVMDLVVNHTSDEHPWFTASRDDGPGGPKRDWYIWRPPREGMEPGTAGAEPNNWESWFSGSAWTFDEASGEYYLHTFSRKQPDLNWDNPDVRQAVYAMMRWWLRRGVDGFRMDVINLISKDPALPDGIVPEGARYGDGRPYYVCGPRVHDYLAEMHREVIAGYPRRLLTVGEMPGVTVEQARLFTDPGRRELDMVFQFEHVGLDHGPGGKFDVRPLKLTDLKASLGRWQTGLGETGWNSLYWNNHDQPRVVSRFGDDSPFHRYRSAKMLATVLHLHRGTPYVYQGEELAMANAPFASIADFRDIESLNHYRDQLALGADERQILDGLRHRSRDNARTPMQWDATGHAGFTAGTPWIAVNPDHTEVNAKAQLADPESVFHYYRRLIALRHSEPALTHGDFHMLHPEHEQLYAFTRHDAGTGTELLVLANFGAGDLAVDLPDGWEGAEVLIANVPATSPLTSPHTLQPWEARVHRRRTV; the protein is encoded by the coding sequence GTGCCCGAAAACGCGCCCAGCCCTGCCGACGCCTGGTGGAGCAATGCGGTGGTCTACCAGATCTACCCGCGCAGCTTCGCCGACTCGAACGCGGACGGCATCGGCGACCTGCAGGGCATCACCGAACGCCTCGACTATCTCTCCGAACTCGGCGTCGACGTCCTGTGGCTCTCCCCGGTCTACCCCTCGCCGCACGACGACAACGGCTACGACATCAGCGACTACCAGGACATCGACCCGCTCTTCGGCACACTCGCCGACTTCGACCGGCTCCTGGCCTCCGTGCACGAACGCGGCATGAAGCTCGTCATGGACCTGGTCGTCAACCACACCAGTGACGAACACCCCTGGTTCACCGCCTCCCGCGACGACGGCCCCGGCGGACCGAAGCGCGACTGGTACATCTGGCGCCCGCCCCGCGAGGGCATGGAGCCCGGAACGGCGGGAGCGGAGCCGAACAACTGGGAGTCGTGGTTCTCGGGTTCGGCGTGGACGTTCGACGAGGCGTCCGGCGAGTACTACCTGCACACCTTCTCCCGCAAGCAGCCCGACCTGAACTGGGACAACCCCGACGTCCGGCAGGCCGTGTACGCGATGATGCGCTGGTGGCTTCGGCGGGGCGTCGACGGCTTCCGCATGGACGTCATCAACCTGATCTCCAAGGACCCGGCCCTGCCCGACGGCATCGTGCCCGAAGGCGCCCGCTACGGTGACGGCCGCCCGTACTACGTGTGCGGGCCCCGCGTCCACGACTACCTCGCCGAGATGCACCGCGAGGTCATCGCCGGCTACCCGCGCCGCCTGCTCACCGTCGGGGAGATGCCCGGCGTCACCGTCGAGCAGGCCAGGCTCTTCACCGATCCCGGCCGCCGCGAACTCGACATGGTCTTCCAGTTCGAGCACGTCGGCCTCGACCACGGCCCCGGCGGCAAGTTCGACGTCCGCCCCCTGAAGCTGACCGACCTCAAGGCCAGCCTCGGCCGGTGGCAGACGGGCCTGGGCGAGACCGGCTGGAACAGCCTGTACTGGAACAACCACGACCAGCCCCGGGTGGTCTCCCGCTTCGGCGACGACTCGCCGTTCCACCGCTACCGGTCCGCGAAGATGCTGGCCACCGTCCTGCATCTGCACCGCGGCACCCCGTACGTCTACCAGGGCGAGGAACTCGCCATGGCCAACGCGCCGTTCGCGTCCATCGCCGACTTCCGCGACATCGAGTCCCTCAACCACTACCGCGACCAGCTCGCCCTCGGCGCCGACGAGCGGCAGATCCTCGACGGGCTGCGGCACCGCAGCCGGGACAACGCCCGCACCCCCATGCAGTGGGACGCCACCGGACACGCCGGTTTCACCGCCGGCACCCCGTGGATCGCGGTCAATCCCGACCACACCGAGGTCAACGCCAAGGCGCAGCTGGCCGATCCCGAATCCGTCTTCCACTACTACCGCCGCCTGATCGCCCTGCGGCACAGCGAGCCCGCCCTCACCCACGGCGACTTCCACATGCTCCACCCCGAGCACGAACAGCTCTACGCCTTCACCCGCCACGACGCGGGCACCGGCACCGAACTGCTCGTCCTGGCCAACTTCGGCGCCGGCGATCTCGCCGTCGACCTTCCCGACGGCTGGGAAGGCGCCGAGGTACTCATCGCGAACGTTCCCGCCACCTCACCTCTCACGAGCCCGCACACCCTGCAGCCGTGGGAAGCCCGCGTCCACCGCCGCCGCACCGTCTGA
- a CDS encoding extracellular solute-binding protein, translating into MNNPRTRSSLRRRPLLLALSALALLAPLTACGGSDSVAGDGKTLRLWHYEDKDGALGKAWAAAVTEFKKSHPDVKVIFEQKTFDQIQQNAGMILNSDKAPDVMEYNKGNATTGLLAKQGLLTDLTPIVKAHGWDKKISDSASVTARYDKNGEMGGDKWYGVPNYGEFVLAYYNDDLFEKYHVAKPTDFHSFEAALAKFKAAGVTPLANAGNDHPAMHWLYLLALSKADRKWVDDYQRYQGKVDFHGPEMTYAVGKFEEWVDKGYFDKKDVGLKGTDMTEQFVSQKRPIMVGGNWWFGGLTTDVKDFKWSTAPYPGSKATLGAGGNNWVVPTRAKNKKLAEDFIDITMSPKIQKLIGEEGNVPLAAKPDEITNPKSRQLINAFDQDQASGGLAFYPDWPVAGYFDTWLAATQNLMNGGKPGTVLDQLAAPYEKYTASRH; encoded by the coding sequence ATGAACAACCCGCGCACCCGCTCTTCCCTGCGCAGAAGGCCGCTGCTGCTGGCCCTGTCCGCGCTGGCCCTGCTGGCTCCGCTGACCGCCTGCGGCGGCTCCGACTCCGTGGCCGGTGACGGCAAGACCCTGCGGCTGTGGCACTACGAGGACAAGGACGGCGCGCTGGGCAAGGCGTGGGCCGCGGCCGTCACCGAGTTCAAGAAGAGTCACCCGGACGTGAAGGTGATCTTCGAGCAGAAGACGTTCGACCAGATCCAGCAGAACGCGGGCATGATCCTCAACTCCGACAAGGCGCCCGACGTCATGGAGTACAACAAGGGCAACGCCACCACCGGCCTGCTGGCCAAGCAGGGCCTGCTCACCGACCTCACCCCGATCGTCAAGGCGCACGGCTGGGACAAGAAGATCAGCGACAGCGCCTCCGTCACCGCCCGCTACGACAAGAATGGCGAGATGGGCGGTGACAAGTGGTACGGCGTGCCCAATTACGGCGAGTTCGTCCTCGCCTATTACAACGACGACCTGTTCGAGAAGTACCACGTCGCCAAGCCCACCGACTTCCACAGCTTCGAAGCCGCGCTGGCCAAGTTCAAGGCCGCCGGCGTCACCCCGCTCGCCAACGCCGGCAACGACCACCCCGCCATGCACTGGCTCTACCTGCTCGCCCTGTCCAAGGCCGACCGGAAGTGGGTCGACGACTACCAGCGCTACCAGGGCAAGGTCGACTTCCACGGCCCCGAGATGACCTACGCCGTCGGCAAGTTCGAGGAGTGGGTCGACAAGGGCTACTTCGACAAGAAGGACGTCGGCCTCAAGGGCACCGACATGACCGAGCAGTTCGTCTCCCAGAAGCGGCCCATCATGGTCGGCGGCAACTGGTGGTTCGGCGGCCTGACCACCGACGTCAAGGACTTCAAGTGGTCCACCGCCCCCTACCCGGGCAGCAAGGCGACCCTCGGTGCCGGCGGCAACAACTGGGTCGTCCCCACCAGGGCGAAGAACAAGAAGCTCGCCGAGGACTTCATCGACATCACCATGTCGCCCAAGATCCAGAAGCTCATCGGTGAAGAGGGCAACGTCCCCCTCGCCGCCAAGCCCGACGAGATCACCAACCCCAAGTCCCGGCAGCTCATCAACGCCTTCGACCAGGACCAGGCAAGCGGCGGCCTGGCCTTCTACCCCGACTGGCCCGTCGCCGGCTACTTCGACACCTGGCTGGCCGCCACCCAGAACCTCATGAACGGCGGCAAGCCCGGCACCGTCCTCGACCAGCTCGCCGCGCCCTACGAGAAGTACACCGCATCCCGGCACTGA
- a CDS encoding sugar ABC transporter permease — translation MKSKRHPRSTGYALFLAPGLLLSLLFLVVPLVMTFYYSLTTWQGIGDPTFTGLDNYTRLFHDSDFWASFRNIAFVIIGIAVVPTLLGLFLASLLFDYIGKNHGDRIVGVFRSGLYLPQVIPVAVTGLMWGWILAPEGAVNSLLSKIGLGSLTENWLGDPSLALWVVLGVLVWMQLGYPLVLFLSGLQRIDPELYEAASLDGATWWQRFTRITVPILRPEVYVVLVTTTIAGLKVFAQIFVLTGGGPGNSTLVPAYFAYQNFFERADVGYGSAISSTITLLVLVIAGTMLTRQAREDG, via the coding sequence GTGAAAAGCAAACGTCACCCGCGGTCCACGGGATACGCCCTCTTCCTCGCACCGGGCCTACTGCTGAGCCTGCTCTTCCTCGTCGTCCCGCTGGTGATGACCTTCTACTACAGCCTCACCACCTGGCAGGGCATCGGCGACCCCACCTTCACCGGACTCGACAACTACACCCGCCTCTTCCACGACTCCGACTTCTGGGCCTCCTTCCGCAACATCGCCTTCGTCATCATCGGCATCGCCGTCGTCCCCACCCTGCTCGGCCTGTTCCTGGCATCCCTGCTCTTCGACTACATCGGCAAGAACCACGGCGACAGAATCGTCGGCGTCTTCCGCTCCGGCCTCTACCTCCCCCAGGTCATCCCCGTCGCCGTGACCGGCCTGATGTGGGGATGGATCCTCGCACCCGAAGGCGCCGTCAACAGCCTCCTGAGCAAGATCGGCCTCGGCTCCCTGACCGAGAACTGGCTCGGCGACCCGAGCCTCGCCCTCTGGGTCGTCCTCGGCGTCCTGGTCTGGATGCAACTCGGCTATCCCCTGGTGCTCTTCCTCTCCGGCCTGCAGCGCATCGATCCCGAACTCTACGAAGCGGCCTCCCTCGACGGCGCCACCTGGTGGCAGCGCTTCACCCGCATCACCGTGCCCATCCTGCGGCCCGAGGTCTACGTCGTCCTGGTCACCACCACCATCGCCGGCCTGAAGGTCTTCGCCCAGATCTTCGTCCTCACCGGCGGCGGCCCCGGAAACTCCACCCTCGTCCCCGCCTACTTCGCCTACCAGAACTTCTTCGAACGCGCCGACGTCGGCTACGGCTCCGCGATTTCCAGCACCATCACCCTGCTCGTGCTGGTCATCGCCGGGACGATGCTCACCCGCCAGGCCCGCGAGGACGGATGA